TGACCAGGTCGGCGCGGGCCAGCGGGACGTCGCGCCAGCCGTGGTAGGCGCCGTCGAGGATCCAGCGGTCCCGGCGGCAGATCGCCTCGATCCGGCTGCGCTGCACGGCGACCGGCACCTCGACCCAGCCGGGCTCCCAGAGCAGGTCGTCGACCGGGTACCAGGGCACGCCGAGCCGCTGCGCCAACTGCTCCGCGAGGGTGGACTTACCGGAACCATGCACCCCGTAGACGAGGATGCGAGACGGCGCGTTCATCGGGCGGCAGCCTAGACGCTCCGGTCCGGGATCCGCCGGGCGGCCGGTGGGCAGGTCGGCCGCCCGGTACACCGGTCAGCTCTTGTTCGCCAGGTCGCCGCAGTCGGTCTCGTCGGGCAGCAGCGGGCGCAGGGTGACCGTCCACCGCTTGCCCTCGGACACCCACGGGGTGAGCGCGTTGGCGCTCGCGGCGGCGGTAAGCATCTTCCGCGCCTGGTCACCGGTGACCGTCACACAGCCGATCCCCAGGTCCTTGCCGAGTTCCGCGCCGGGCAGGGCCGGGCCGGGCCAGGCCAGCTCGGGCTGCTCGCCGAGTTCGTCGTTGGCGACCCACGGCTCGGCGACGGCCGCCACGGCGGTCGGTGCGTACGCCTCGGTGGTGGTGTGTGCCGTGCCGAGCGGACCTGACTCGCTGGTCAACGACTCGGCGAATTCGCGTAGCTTGTCGCGGGCCGTCCGCTGGTCGGCGGTCAGACCCGCCTCGGCAGCCGGGTCGTCGGCACCGCCCATGGTAAGGGCCTGCACCTCCAACTCCTGCATCCCACCGGTGTCGAAGACGGCGAACCGGGTGGACGGGACGTCGGCGACCGGTGGCGTGCCCAGGTCGCTCACCGTGCCGACCCCGGCGGCGTGCGCCGACTCGACAAGCTTCTCCACCTCCTCGGCGCTGATCGTGCCGAGCTGGAGGTTGGGCAACGCCGGACCGGGATAGGCCAGGGTCATCGGCCCTTCGGTGATCACCCGCCCGTCGCCGTAGACGCTTATCGCGGGCAGGCGGGCGGCCCGCATGGTCGGCGTCACGAACCCGCCGACATGATCCATGCGAAAGACCACGGTGTCGGCCGAGTAGAACCGCTCGGCAGAGCCGGTGTCACCGGCACCTGCGGAATCGCTCTGCTGGCCACAGGCCGATGAGGTGAGCATCAGCAGGGGCAGCAGAGCCAGCCACCCACTTCGGGAAGTTCTCATGCCGCTTGGACGTACGCGGACCCGACTTGGTTGCGTCCGCGTACGGGTCGTCGGCGGGGTGCGGTGCCGTGGGTACGCTCAGGCGTCCCGGTGCAGGAAGGCCACCACCGCCACGGTGCCGACGGCCAGTATCCACCCGAGCAGCACGAGCAGGCCGGTGGCCGGGGTGAGCACGTCGTCCGACCCGGGCCGGTAGAGCAACTCACCCGCGCCCGGCAGATAGCGGGCGTGCCGGGTGACCCCACGCAGCAGCGGCGTCAGGATCAGAACCAGGCAGAGCATGCCGATCAGGGCGGGTAGGAGTCCTCGGGTGAGCACGGCGAGGAACTGGGCGAGCAGCCCGATCAGCACGAGGTAGGCGATCGCGCCGACGACCGGCCACGAGGTGCCGGTGGCCGGAACGCCCCGAGCGGCCAGTACGACGTGGGCGGTCAGCCACCCGGCGAGCACCGCCGCGATGGCGGTGCTGCTGGCCCAGGCCAGGTAGGCGAGGGTTTTGCCGCTCAGCATGACCCAGCGGTCCGGTACGCAGGCCAGGCTCGTCCTGATCTGGTCCCCGGTGTACTCCGTCCCGACGGCCAGCACGCCGAGCAGGATCGTGCCGGCCTGTAGGTACGGCACCGCCTGGAGCACGATCGCGGTGGCCCGCTCCGCCCCGACCTGTGCCCCGGCCAGCGCCGCGGTCATCACGATCGCGGCACCGACCGTGCCGAGCACGGCGGCGACGACGGCCGGCAGGCCACCCAGCTTGACAAGTTCCGCCGTGACCGCCTGCCGAAGCACCCGGCTCATGCGTCCCGCCGAGCGAACACGACACCGGCGAGGACGAGCAACCCTGCCGTCCAAGCCGCCATGACGAGACCACCGGCGAGCGGGGCGAGCGCGTTGTCCAAGGCCAGCAGGTCACCGGCGAACAGGCTGGCGCCCGCGAGGTCCGGCAGGTACCTCGCCAGCGGGGTGAGGTGGGACAGCAGGTACGAGACGGAGACGAGGGAGCTGTTGGCCACGAGCACGATGACCGGGATGATCCCGCTGCGGGTGAAGACCGTCACCGCCAGCGCGATCAGCGCCGTGAGCGCCCAGTAGACACCGGCGCCGACCAGACGGGCTGGGGCGTCGGCCGGACCGGGTGTGCCGTCGGTGCCGAGGATCCCGCCGGCCAGGGCCAGGGAGGCGGGAATGGCCACGACGGCCGCTGCCGCGACGAGCAGCACGACTGCGGTGGCCTTCGCAGCCAGCACGGTGACCCGGCCGGTAGTGGCGGTGAGAGTGGTGGTGATCTGTCGTCCACCTCCCGTCCTGGTGCTGTTCGCGGTGTACTCGCTGCCCATGGCGACGACGCCGAGCACCACGGCGCCGACCGCACCGAGCGGGACGGCGGAGAGAACCGCCTCCGCGGCCGTGCTGTAGGCGGTCAGCTCGGGCCGTCCGGCCCGCAGCACGCTGCGGATGGACAGAGCGTTGAGCAGCGTTACCCCGGCCGGACCGAGCACCGCGACGGCCAACGCCACGAGGGCCGCGGGCAGGGTCAGGGTCTTGCGTAGCTCGGCCGCGACGACGTACGGGAACCTCATCGGGCACCCGCCGTCGGCTCGGTGTCGGTGAGTGCGAAGAAGGCCGCTTCCAACGTCGGATGTCCCGCCGTGACCTGGTCGATCGGGCCGGCGGCGACCACCCGGCCACGGGCGATGACGACGAGATCGTCGGCGATCTCGGCGACCTCGCCCATCAGGTGACTGGAGAGCAGCACGGTGCCGCCGGCGTCGGCGTGTCCACGTAACAGTTCCCGCAGCCAGCGGATGCCCTCTGGGTCCAGCCCGTTGACCGGCTCGTCGAGCACCAGCGCCTCGGGTTCACCGAGCAGTGCGGTGGCCAGCCCGAGGCGCTGTCCCATGCCCAGGGAGAACCGGCCGACGCGGGTACGGCCGGCGGCGCCGAGACCGACCTGTTCGAGCAGATCGGCCACCCGTCGCCTCGGGATGCCGTTGCTGCGCGCCACCCAGGTGAGGTGGTTGCGGGCGGTACGGGAGCGGTGCGCGCCGGAACCCTCCAACATCGACCCGACGGTGCGCAGCGGGTCACGCAGCGACCGGTAGGGCCGACCGTTGACCAGCGCCGTACCGGCGTCGGCCCGGTCCAGGCCCAGCAGGATACGCAGGGTGGAGGACTTTCCCGCGCCGTTGGGTCCGAGCAGGCCGGTCACCCGGCCCGGTACGGCCCGGAAGGTGACGTCGGTGAGGATCTGGCGGGAGCCGCGCCGCTTGGCCAGGCGTTCGACTGACAACATGACCACCATGTCAGTCCATGGCCGGGGTCGGCGTCATCGGGCCGTGGCCCGGACTCCGCCGCCGCCACCCCGACCGGGGGCGCTCCGACCTAGGTCCGATGGCATGCGAGGGGTTGTTTCCTAGACTCGTGACGTGGCACCTGGCGAGCGTCCGGCACGGCGACCCTGGCTGTCCGTCGTCGCCGCCACGGTGCCGGCGGGCCTGGTCCTGTGCCTGGTGACGACGGGTGCCGAAGGGCCGGTCGGGGTGCTCCTGCTGGCAGTGATCACCGTCCTCGCCGTCGCGGCGTCGGTGTGGGCGCTGGTTCGTGCCCGGCGTCAGCACCGGCGGTACGAGGACCGACTGACCGCCTGGGCGGCCGAGCGGGCGGCCACCGCGGAACGTCTGCGCATCGCACGTGAGCTGCATGACCTCGTCTCGCATGGACTCGGATTGGTCACGGTGCGGGCCGCCACTGCGGCGCGGCTCACCGGTCCGGCCGGCGAGACCGAGCGGCTGACCGCGTTGGCCGACATCGCGCGGGTCAGCCGGGAGACCACCGCCGAGTTGCGGCGCATGCTCGACGTGCTGCGCTCGCCCACCGGTGAGCCCGCTCCCCTGCGGCCGATCGACACGCTCGACGCCCTGCCCACGATCCTGCGTGAAGCGAACGACGCCGGCCTGGCGGGCACGCTCGACGTACGCGAGGTGGGGGCGGTATCGCCCGGCGTTCAGCTGGCCGTCTGCGCGGTCGTCCGGGAAGGGCTGAACAATGCCGCCCGGCACGCGGGCCCGACCAGGGTGTGGGTGAGTGTGGCCCGCGACGGCGACGCGGTCGTGGTCGGTGTCCGCGACGACGGCCCGCGCGACGGCTGGCGGTCCAGTCCGGGGGCGGGTCGAGGGCTGGACGGGCTACGCGAACGGGTGTCCACTTTCGGTGGGAAGGTTTCCGCTCGGCCAGCCGGGCCAGGTTGGCATCTCACGGCGCGCCTGCCTGATCGGGAGCCCGGATGAGCGTCGAGCCGTCGGGGCGGCAGCACAGCGACATCCGGGTGCTCGTCGCGGATGACCAGCAACTGTTGCGGCACAGTCTCGCGATCCTCATCGACAGCACCCCCGGCCTCGCCGTGGTGGGCCAGGCCGCCACCGGCGACGAGACCGTGACGCTCGCCCTGGAACGCCGGCCGGACGTCATCCTCATGGACATCCGGATGCCCGACGGCGACGGCATCGAGACGACCCGCCGCATCACCGGGCACGCCGAGCTGCGTCACAGCAGTGTCGTCGTACTCAGCATGTTCGCCCTCGACGAGTACGTGTCCGCCGCGCTGCGGGCGGGAGCCCGTGGCTTCCTGCTCAAGGATGCGCACCCGGACCGGCTCATCGACGCGATCCGTCGGACGCATGCGGGTGAATCTCTCTTCGCCCCGAGCATCCTCACCCGCTTCGTCACGCACTATCTCGACCGTCCCGGCCCACCCACGGGTGGACGGATCGGGGTGCTCACCGTGCGCGAGACCGAGGTGCTGTCGCTGGTGGCGCGCGGCCTGTCCAACGACGAGATTGCGCGATCGCTCACCATCTCGGTCAAGACCGTCAAGACCCACATCGGCAATCTGCTCACCAAGCTCGGTGCCCGCGACCGGGCGCAGCTGGTCATCGCCGCTTATGAGAACGGTCTGGTGGCGGCGGCGCGCTGATCGGCGGTCGGTAGCTCCTCGGCGACCGGATCGGTGGCCGCTCCCTGGCCGGGAGACGTTGATCGGGAGAAGCCACGAGCCCGGCGAGGCAACCTTTTCCGTCGTCCCCGGCTCTTCCTTTCGTCGGTGACCTCCGAGGACTGGAGAGTGCAGGTGACGGATGACAGTTTCCGTGAATTCGTCGAGATCCGGTACGCGGATCTGGTCCGGACGGCGTACCTGCTGACCGGTTCGCGGCACTCGGCCGAGGATCTGGTGCAGAGCGCGCTGATGCGGGCGATGCGCCGCTGGCGGCAGGTCAACGACCCGATGGCGTACGTCCGCCGAATCATGGTCAACGAGCGGGTCAGCCTGTGGCACCGGTTCGGTTCCCGGGAGTTCCTGGCCGGGGTGACCGGCGCCTGGCGGCTGCACGCCGACCGGGGCCGCGGTGCCGACGTGGCGGACGGCGTCGTGGTGCGCGACGAGGTACTCACCGCGTTGCACAGCCTGCCGCCCCGGATGCGGGCCGTGCTGGTGCTGCGCTACTGGGAGGACCTCTCCGAGGCGCAGATCGCCGACACGCTCGGTTGCTCGATCGGCACGGTGAAGAGCCAGACGTCGCGGGGGCTCACCCGGTTACGCGCGGTGCTGCCGGCCTCCTCTGCCGAGCCGGTCACCACGAATGGAGAGGTGTGAACGATGGCTGATGACATCAGGCAGGCATTGACGAGGCTCGCCGAGCCGGTGGTTCCCGGTCCCGACCCGTACCAGCGGCTGCTGGCCCGGGTGCGTCGGCGCCGGCAACGGCGGGTGGCCGTGCTGGGGGTGGCCGGCGTGGTGGCGGCGGCGATGGCCCTGCCGGTCTTCGGCGCAGCCGGCCGGCTGACGGTCACCGGCGTGGCCTCCTCGCCACCGCCAGCGGCCGGGACCTACCAGCCGGCGAGCCCGATCGACAAGCCGATGGCGCGGCAGTTGCTGGACTCGCCGACCCGGGGCAACCTGGCCGACGACCGGACGCTGATCGCGGAGATCGAGCGGCAGTACCGGGCGTCCCGCGCCGAACTGCTGGTCGACCCCACGCTCGACGAGGTGAAAGTGCTGCTGGCTCACGACATGCCGGACTCCCGGACCGTGGTGGTGGCCTTCCTGGACGCCTCACACGCGTTGATCCGCAGAGGAGACGGGCAGGCCGGGGCGTCCGTGCCGGAACTGCTACGCAAGACCGGCACCCCGGTCGAGCCGCAACCCTTGGAACCGTACGTCTTCCTCAGTCGACACTCGCCGGTGAACGGCGGCCGCGTCACCGACCTCACGGCCGGGCTCGCACCTGCCGGGTGCCTCGTCGAGGCTTCCACCGACGGCCGGCTCCAGCCGGACGGATCGGTCGCCCGGAGCTGGCAGGTGGTGAGCACCGAGGGCTACGTGGTCCGGGGCCCGGGAGAGGGTGCCGAACGGTGGCGGTTCACCTGCCAGGGCGTAGTGCGATACGACGGTCCGGCAGGCGGTGGGAGCATGATCGTCTACCCGGAGGAAGCGGCTCCGCCGGTTCCCACCGATGGTGCACGCGGCTCGGTGGACGCCACGCTCGCCGCCACCGCAGCGCGCGAGTTGGACCGCGAAATGAAGGGCCAAGGACTCCTCGGACCGGTGCCACAGGTGATCTGGGGCGGGCAGTTGCCCGACTGGGTGCCCGGCGCACCGGCTGCCGTGCTGGTACGTTCCTGCTCGACCGACGCCGGCTGCGCCGCAATGCTCAGGGTCGAGGTCGAGCCCGGACGGTCACCGCAGCAGCCGGGCTTAGGGGCTCCGTCCGACTACTGGACGACCAAGGGGGGCCCTGACCTGACCGTCGTTCCGGTGCCGGGAGGCAGCGGCGGTGTGCTGGTCTTCGGGCCGGAGTCGGCAACCGACGTCAAGTTCCTCGACGGAAAGAAGAAAACGATTG
This DNA window, taken from Micromonospora sp. FIMYZ51, encodes the following:
- a CDS encoding response regulator transcription factor, producing MSVEPSGRQHSDIRVLVADDQQLLRHSLAILIDSTPGLAVVGQAATGDETVTLALERRPDVILMDIRMPDGDGIETTRRITGHAELRHSSVVVLSMFALDEYVSAALRAGARGFLLKDAHPDRLIDAIRRTHAGESLFAPSILTRFVTHYLDRPGPPTGGRIGVLTVRETEVLSLVARGLSNDEIARSLTISVKTVKTHIGNLLTKLGARDRAQLVIAAYENGLVAAAR
- a CDS encoding histidine kinase, encoding MAPGERPARRPWLSVVAATVPAGLVLCLVTTGAEGPVGVLLLAVITVLAVAASVWALVRARRQHRRYEDRLTAWAAERAATAERLRIARELHDLVSHGLGLVTVRAATAARLTGPAGETERLTALADIARVSRETTAELRRMLDVLRSPTGEPAPLRPIDTLDALPTILREANDAGLAGTLDVREVGAVSPGVQLAVCAVVREGLNNAARHAGPTRVWVSVARDGDAVVVGVRDDGPRDGWRSSPGAGRGLDGLRERVSTFGGKVSARPAGPGWHLTARLPDREPG
- a CDS encoding SigE family RNA polymerase sigma factor, whose translation is MTDDSFREFVEIRYADLVRTAYLLTGSRHSAEDLVQSALMRAMRRWRQVNDPMAYVRRIMVNERVSLWHRFGSREFLAGVTGAWRLHADRGRGADVADGVVVRDEVLTALHSLPPRMRAVLVLRYWEDLSEAQIADTLGCSIGTVKSQTSRGLTRLRAVLPASSAEPVTTNGEV
- a CDS encoding ATP-binding cassette domain-containing protein, with amino-acid sequence MLSVERLAKRRGSRQILTDVTFRAVPGRVTGLLGPNGAGKSSTLRILLGLDRADAGTALVNGRPYRSLRDPLRTVGSMLEGSGAHRSRTARNHLTWVARSNGIPRRRVADLLEQVGLGAAGRTRVGRFSLGMGQRLGLATALLGEPEALVLDEPVNGLDPEGIRWLRELLRGHADAGGTVLLSSHLMGEVAEIADDLVVIARGRVVAAGPIDQVTAGHPTLEAAFFALTDTEPTAGAR